The Terriglobus sp. TAA 43 sequence CCAGACCTCCTGCTGCTGGACCTGCAGATGCCCAAACTGCCTGGTCTGGAGGCAATGCGCGCGATCATGTCGAAGTCACCGCGGGTAAAAATCATCCTGCTGACCAGCACAATCTCCACGCAACAGGTCATCGAAGCCCTACAGATTGGCGCACGCGGCATTGTGTTGAAGGATTCCGTTGCGGGCGATCTGAGCGAAGCGATCCGCGCCGTTGCAAGCGGAGATTATTGGATCGGCGGCGAGCGCGTCGTGAACCTGCTGCAGGCACTGCATGGCCTGATGATGCAGGCATCTGCCGTGCCCGAGAAGAAGACCTTCGGCCTCACGCCACGTGAGCTGGAAGTGGTGCAGTGCATTGTCGAAGGTTGCTCTAACAAGGACATTGCGAAGCAGTTCACCATTAGCGAAGAGACGGTGAAGCGTCATCTCTCGAACACGTTCGATAAGACAGGCGTATCCACACGACTGGAACTGGCACTGTTCGCCATCTCGCACAAGCTGGTAGAGCCGGTTTAGTCAACCCGTCCAACGGTCGTAGACTGTTAGGGATGCCGATTTCGCTTTTCAACTCGGACGACAAGCCGAGAAAGCCAAGTTTCTTTGAACGTGTTCGCTCTGCCGTAACCGGCGAGAGCGCTGAATCTGCCACGCCTGCTGAGGAACTACCTTCCATTCCTGCGGAAGCCGCAGCTTCGCAAAACGCATACGAACTGCCCGCAAGCGAGGTTGAAGAGGCTCTGCCAGTCGAAGCGTTGGCGGACCCCGTTTCCGCAACTACCAGCGAAGCCGTTGAATACATACCGGCACCGCAGGCGACGACGCCTGCTCCCGCCCGCGTAGCAGATACTCAACGCAACGAGTTTGGTCTGAAGCCCATGACCTCCACATTTTCCTTTGGAGGCTATGCCAGCGAAGCCGAGGAAGACGCCAGCTTCATGGGCAAGATGCGTGATGCTGTGGAACGCACACGCTCGCAATTAGGAGCAGGGCTGGACAACGTTCTTGCCCTGGGCCGTACTGTTGATGAGGACACACTCGATGAGCTGGAAGCCGTTCTTCTAACCGCGGATATTGGCAGTACAACGACCAGCGAAATCATGCGAAACCTGCGTCAGCGCGCACTCCGTGAGAAGGCAACCACGGACGAGCTGAAGCAGATGCTCAAGGAAGAGCTTCGCGCCATCCTCGACTCCGTGGAACAGCCCACGAATCATCCTGCGCAATCGCCCGAAGTCATCATGATGGTTGGCGTGAACGGCACGGGCAAGACCACCACCAGTGGCAAGCTGGCTGCGCTGTATGGCACGCATGGACGCAAGGCACTCCTATGCGCAGCTGATACTTTTCGCGCTGCGGCAATTGAGCAGCTTGAGGTGTGGGCACAGCGTTCCGGCGTAGACATCATCAAGACCAAACAGGGTGGCGATCCCTCTGCCGCGCTCTATGACTCGCTGACTGCAGGCAAAGCGCGCGGTGCGGATATCGTCATTGTCGATACCGCAGGGCGCCTGCACAACAAGGCCGGCCTGATGGCCGAGTTGGACAAGATGCGGCGCACCGCGCAGAAGCTGGTGCCGGGCGCTCCTCATCAGGTGTTCCTCGTGCTCGACGCGACGACCGGACAGAACGGTATGCAGCAGGCTCGCCTGTTTACTGAGAGTGCAGGCGTTACTGGCATTGTGCTGACAAAATTGGATGGAACCGCAAAAGGCGGCATCGTTATCGCCATTGCGCGCGAACTCAAGCTTCCCGTGGTCTTTGCAGGTGTGGGTGAAAAGATGGAAGACATTCTCCCGTTCAACAGCGACGCATTTCTCGATTCACTGCTGGGGTAACGCATGGCACCTTTCACCATCAGCCTTCAGGTGCATCACGTATCGCGCGATCTGCACTTCCTCACAGAATCACTCGCCACACAACCAGTCTTCTGCATGAGCGCGGGCCAACAAGTTGGAGGTTCCGTCCGAAAGACGAGCGTGTGGCATGCTCCGTTATTTCAGGGCGCCAATCAGCAGCACTTTGATCTGGCATTGGAGGGGCTTCTTCACTTTGTGAAGGAGCACGAGACAACACTCGCGGAATTTGCCGGTGAAGACGGATTGCTGGAGATGATCTTCACTTTCAAGCTGGACCCGTCAGCTGCGAAAACAGGCGACCTGGCTCATTCGGTAAATCTGCTTCCACTTCTGCTGTACGAGCTGGCCTCGCGGCAGGTCGGCGTAAAGGTGCAGACGGCCTACGCATAAGCGTCGTTCCGCCGTGCGGTAGCATCACATGCACGGATGCCTTTTTCTGCGACAGACAAAGCCCACATGCAGCGAGCGCTGGAACTGGCGCGCGCGACGCTGGGACTGGCCTCACCAAACCCACAGGTGGGCTGCGTCATTGCGCATGGCAACGAGATCGTAGGCGAGGGCGCACACCGCTACGACCTGCGCGATCACGCGGAAATCGTTGCCATGAAGCAGGCCGGCGAACGCGTGCGCGGCGCAACCGCATACGTGACACTGGAGCCGTGTTCACACCATGGACGCACCGGCCCATGCTCTAACGCTCTACTCGATGCGGGCATTGCTCGAGTCGTAGCAGCGACGCTTGACCCGAATCCGCTGGTTGCTGGTAAGGGCATGGCAATTCTCGAAGACGGCGGCGTCATCGCAGAACACGGCTTGCTGCAACGTGAAGCACGACGCATGAACGATGCGTTTGCGCGGCACATTCTTACAGGTATGCCACTGGTCACCCTGAAGTCCGCATTGAGTGTGGACGGGATGCTGGCTCCTCTGCCTGTGCAACGCACTGCGAACGCACCGTTCTGGCTCACCGGCACTGCCGCACGCGAAGAGGTGCACCGCTTCCGTCACGCAAGCGATGCAATTCTTACTGGCATTGGCACTGTGCTGGCAGACGATCCGATGATGACCGACCGCAGTAACCTGCAACGCCGTAGGCGTCTGTTGCGCATAGTTCTGGACACGCATTGCCGCTTGCCGCTGTCATCACGCCTTGCGGAAAGCGTGAATGACGATCTGATCGTCTTCTGCGCGAAGAGCGCGCCAAATGATCGTCAACGTGCGTTGCGTCAGCGCGGCGTTACCGTAGAAACTATTCCCACGCTGACACCCGCACAGCGCGGCACACAAGGACGCAGACTGGAGTTGGATTTGCGCGCCGTGCTGAAGCGGCTTGGTGACTTGGACATTCTTAGCGTTTTATTGGAAAGCGGCTCCGGATTGAACGGCGCATTTCTCAATGCAGGACTTGTCGATAAAGCCGTACTCTTCTTCTCCGAAACAGAACTCGGTAGCAACGCGATTCCGTTTGCCTCGCATGGGCCAACAGCGTTTGGTTTGATTGAGCAACTTTCCGATATAGACCGCTGTGATTTTGTAAGCGACCTAAGCAATGGCGCGCGGCAGGTTGACGCGTGTGTACGCGGCACACTGCACGATCCGTGGGCCGAGACGTTCACGCTCACACCTACTTCCGCCGCAAGTCGCTAAAATAGAGCTATGTTCACTGGGCTGATTGCAGAGACGGGCACCGTAGTTTCGCTGGAGAAAAAGGTAGGCGTTACACGCATACGTGTTGCCGCCCCCACTCTGGCCGCGCAGCTTGGCACAGGTGATTCGATTGCCGTGT is a genomic window containing:
- a CDS encoding response regulator transcription factor, yielding MQKSAPSGSSQTSPRSGTPSIRLVVADDHPVVRFGVKNMLMMDPGFEVVAEAEDGEDAITQTLEHEPDLLLLDLQMPKLPGLEAMRAIMSKSPRVKIILLTSTISTQQVIEALQIGARGIVLKDSVAGDLSEAIRAVASGDYWIGGERVVNLLQALHGLMMQASAVPEKKTFGLTPRELEVVQCIVEGCSNKDIAKQFTISEETVKRHLSNTFDKTGVSTRLELALFAISHKLVEPV
- the ftsY gene encoding signal recognition particle-docking protein FtsY, producing MGKMRDAVERTRSQLGAGLDNVLALGRTVDEDTLDELEAVLLTADIGSTTTSEIMRNLRQRALREKATTDELKQMLKEELRAILDSVEQPTNHPAQSPEVIMMVGVNGTGKTTTSGKLAALYGTHGRKALLCAADTFRAAAIEQLEVWAQRSGVDIIKTKQGGDPSAALYDSLTAGKARGADIVIVDTAGRLHNKAGLMAELDKMRRTAQKLVPGAPHQVFLVLDATTGQNGMQQARLFTESAGVTGIVLTKLDGTAKGGIVIAIARELKLPVVFAGVGEKMEDILPFNSDAFLDSLLG
- the ribD gene encoding bifunctional diaminohydroxyphosphoribosylaminopyrimidine deaminase/5-amino-6-(5-phosphoribosylamino)uracil reductase RibD; translated protein: MPFSATDKAHMQRALELARATLGLASPNPQVGCVIAHGNEIVGEGAHRYDLRDHAEIVAMKQAGERVRGATAYVTLEPCSHHGRTGPCSNALLDAGIARVVAATLDPNPLVAGKGMAILEDGGVIAEHGLLQREARRMNDAFARHILTGMPLVTLKSALSVDGMLAPLPVQRTANAPFWLTGTAAREEVHRFRHASDAILTGIGTVLADDPMMTDRSNLQRRRRLLRIVLDTHCRLPLSSRLAESVNDDLIVFCAKSAPNDRQRALRQRGVTVETIPTLTPAQRGTQGRRLELDLRAVLKRLGDLDILSVLLESGSGLNGAFLNAGLVDKAVLFFSETELGSNAIPFASHGPTAFGLIEQLSDIDRCDFVSDLSNGARQVDACVRGTLHDPWAETFTLTPTSAASR